The following coding sequences lie in one Tachysurus fulvidraco isolate hzauxx_2018 chromosome 19, HZAU_PFXX_2.0, whole genome shotgun sequence genomic window:
- the tspan11 gene encoding tetraspanin-11 isoform X1 has product MGSMYKDEQDDWVTVCLKYLLFVFNFLFWMGGGAVMGVGIWTLIDKGDYLSLLASSTFAVSAYILLLAGGLVMVTGFLGCCAVIREQRSLLSAYFSCLLVIFLVELVAGVLAYVYYQKLSEELKQHLSTTMTKNYAQPGKEGITQAVDSLQQDFKCCGSNNSFDWQNSVYIQSPESESRVVPDSCCKTVTPACGRRDHPSNIYKVEGGCITKLEQFLADHLLIIGAVGIGVACLQLAGALLTACFIYLLYKEEEEDFSDV; this is encoded by the exons ATGGGGAGCATGTATAAGGATGAACAGGATGACTGGGTGACAGTCTGTCTCAAGTACCTTCTCTTCGTCTTCAACTTCCTGTTCTGG atgggGGGAGGGGCTGTGATGGGGGTGGGAATCTGGACCCTGATTGATAAAGGAGATTATTTGAGCCTACTGGCCTCTAGCACATTCGCCGTGTCAGCCTACATCCTCTTGCTGGCCGGCGGCTTGGTCATGGTCACAGGATTCCTGGGCTGCTGTGCTGTCATCCGAGAGCAGAGGAGCCTCCTGTCTGCg TATTTCTCCTGCTTGCTAGTGATCTTCCTGGTTGAGCTTGTTGCTGGAGTTCTAGCATATGTGTATTATCAAAag TTGAGCGAGGAGCTGAAGCAGCATCTGAGTACGACAATGACGAAGAACTACGCTCAGCCAGGGAAGGAGGGCATCACTCAGGCAGTGGACAGCCTGCAGCAGGAC TTTAAGTGCTGTGGAAGCAACAACTCGTTTGACTGGCAGAACAGCGTGTACATCCAGTCCCCAGAATCTGAAAGCAGAGTGGTTCCTGACAGCTGCTGCAAAACTGTGACACCTGCCTGTGGCCGGCGAGACCACCCTTCTAACATCTACAAAGTGGAG GGTGGCTGTATTACTAAGCTGGAGCAGTTCCTGGCTGACCACCTGCTCATCATCGGTGCTGTCGGGATCGGCGTGGCCTGTCTACAG TTAGCAGGAGCACTGTTGACTGCCTGCTTTATTTATCTGCTTtataaagaagaggaagaagactTCTCTGATGTTTGA
- the tspan11 gene encoding tetraspanin-11 isoform X3, translating into MGSMYKDEQDDWVTVCLKYLLFVFNFLFWMGGGAVMGVGIWTLIDKGDYLSLLASSTFAVSAYILLLAGGLVMVTGFLGCCAVIREQRSLLSAYFSCLLVIFLVELVAGVLAYVYYQKLSEELKQHLSTTMTKNYAQPGKEGITQAVDSLQQDFKCCGSNNSFDWQNSVYIQSPESESRVVPDSCCKTVTPACGRRDHPSNIYKVEGGCITKLEQFLADHLLIIGAVGIGVACLQKRKKTSLMFE; encoded by the exons ATGGGGAGCATGTATAAGGATGAACAGGATGACTGGGTGACAGTCTGTCTCAAGTACCTTCTCTTCGTCTTCAACTTCCTGTTCTGG atgggGGGAGGGGCTGTGATGGGGGTGGGAATCTGGACCCTGATTGATAAAGGAGATTATTTGAGCCTACTGGCCTCTAGCACATTCGCCGTGTCAGCCTACATCCTCTTGCTGGCCGGCGGCTTGGTCATGGTCACAGGATTCCTGGGCTGCTGTGCTGTCATCCGAGAGCAGAGGAGCCTCCTGTCTGCg TATTTCTCCTGCTTGCTAGTGATCTTCCTGGTTGAGCTTGTTGCTGGAGTTCTAGCATATGTGTATTATCAAAag TTGAGCGAGGAGCTGAAGCAGCATCTGAGTACGACAATGACGAAGAACTACGCTCAGCCAGGGAAGGAGGGCATCACTCAGGCAGTGGACAGCCTGCAGCAGGAC TTTAAGTGCTGTGGAAGCAACAACTCGTTTGACTGGCAGAACAGCGTGTACATCCAGTCCCCAGAATCTGAAAGCAGAGTGGTTCCTGACAGCTGCTGCAAAACTGTGACACCTGCCTGTGGCCGGCGAGACCACCCTTCTAACATCTACAAAGTGGAG GGTGGCTGTATTACTAAGCTGGAGCAGTTCCTGGCTGACCACCTGCTCATCATCGGTGCTGTCGGGATCGGCGTGGCCTGTCTACAG aagaggaagaagactTCTCTGATGTTTGAATGA
- the tspan11 gene encoding tetraspanin-11 isoform X2: protein MGSMYKDEQDDWVTVCLKYLLFVFNFLFWMGGGAVMGVGIWTLIDKGDYLSLLASSTFAVSAYILLLAGGLVMVTGFLGCCAVIREQRSLLSAYFSCLLVIFLVELVAGVLAYVYYQKLSEELKQHLSTTMTKNYAQPGKEGITQAVDSLQQDFKCCGSNNSFDWQNSVYIQSPESESRVVPDSCCKTVTPACGRRDHPSNIYKVEGGCITKLEQFLADHLLIIGAVGIGVACLQICGMVFTCCLHRRIKLDPY from the exons ATGGGGAGCATGTATAAGGATGAACAGGATGACTGGGTGACAGTCTGTCTCAAGTACCTTCTCTTCGTCTTCAACTTCCTGTTCTGG atgggGGGAGGGGCTGTGATGGGGGTGGGAATCTGGACCCTGATTGATAAAGGAGATTATTTGAGCCTACTGGCCTCTAGCACATTCGCCGTGTCAGCCTACATCCTCTTGCTGGCCGGCGGCTTGGTCATGGTCACAGGATTCCTGGGCTGCTGTGCTGTCATCCGAGAGCAGAGGAGCCTCCTGTCTGCg TATTTCTCCTGCTTGCTAGTGATCTTCCTGGTTGAGCTTGTTGCTGGAGTTCTAGCATATGTGTATTATCAAAag TTGAGCGAGGAGCTGAAGCAGCATCTGAGTACGACAATGACGAAGAACTACGCTCAGCCAGGGAAGGAGGGCATCACTCAGGCAGTGGACAGCCTGCAGCAGGAC TTTAAGTGCTGTGGAAGCAACAACTCGTTTGACTGGCAGAACAGCGTGTACATCCAGTCCCCAGAATCTGAAAGCAGAGTGGTTCCTGACAGCTGCTGCAAAACTGTGACACCTGCCTGTGGCCGGCGAGACCACCCTTCTAACATCTACAAAGTGGAG GGTGGCTGTATTACTAAGCTGGAGCAGTTCCTGGCTGACCACCTGCTCATCATCGGTGCTGTCGGGATCGGCGTGGCCTGTCTACAG